The segment GGTAAAAATAATTTGAGTTTTATGCTTATAAAGTTTAAAACTATGAATGACAGTAGAAATTACGAAGGGAAATTATTGTCTGATGCGGATCGCTTAACTCCTTTGGGTAAGTTTTTAAGAGCTTTTTCTTTAGATGAATTTCCACAACTTTTTAATGTACTTGTAGGAGATATGAGCCTAATAGGGCCAAGGCCTTTACTTACAGATTATCTGATGTTGTATAATAAACATCAGATACGACGGCATGAAGTCAGGCCCGGAATTACAGGATGGGCGCAGGTAAATGGCCGAAATACCTTATCCTGGGATAAAAGATTTGACCTGGATGTGTGGTATGTTGACCATATTTCATTTATGCTGGACATGAAAATATTATTCCTTACCTTATATAAAGTAATCAGGCGTGAAGGAATCAATTCTAAAAATACTGCAACTATGGAACGATTTACAGGAAATTTAAATTCAAATAGTAACCTTTGATATAAAAATTGAAATTATG is part of the Bacteroidales bacterium genome and harbors:
- a CDS encoding sugar transferase codes for the protein MKRGIYTRFIKRISDFILAFIILIISSPLMILIIPLLFINNKGSVFFRQIRPGKNNLSFMLIKFKTMNDSRNYEGKLLSDADRLTPLGKFLRAFSLDEFPQLFNVLVGDMSLIGPRPLLTDYLMLYNKHQIRRHEVRPGITGWAQVNGRNTLSWDKRFDLDVWYVDHISFMLDMKILFLTLYKVIRREGINSKNTATMERFTGNLNSNSNL